The following proteins come from a genomic window of Desulfonatronum thioautotrophicum:
- the tuf gene encoding elongation factor Tu, whose amino-acid sequence MAKAKFERNKPHVNVGTIGHIDHGKTTLTAAITKMLSIKGGANFIPFDQIDKAPEEKERGITIATAHVEYETANRHYAHVDCPGHADYIKNMITGAAQMDGAILVVAATDGPMPQTREHILLARQVGVPCLVVFMNKVDLVDDPELLELVELEVRELLSKYGFPGDDVPVIQGSALKALEADGVDSADAKCIFDLMDALDSYVPAPERDVDKPFLMPIEDVFSISGRGTVVTGRVERGIIKVGEEVEIVGINETRKTVCTGVEMFRKLLDQGQAGDNIGALLRGVKREDVERGQVLAAPKSITPHRRFVAEVYVLSKEEGGRHTPFFSGYRPQFYFRTTDITGVVTLAEGVEMVMPGDNATFNVELIAPIAMELGVRFAIREGGRTVGAGVISEIIE is encoded by the coding sequence ATGGCCAAGGCAAAATTTGAGCGGAACAAGCCGCACGTAAACGTTGGCACCATCGGCCACATCGACCACGGCAAGACGACGTTGACCGCCGCGATCACCAAGATGCTGAGCATCAAGGGCGGCGCGAACTTCATTCCGTTCGACCAGATCGACAAGGCACCCGAGGAAAAGGAACGCGGTATCACCATTGCCACGGCCCACGTTGAATACGAGACCGCCAACCGGCACTACGCGCACGTGGACTGCCCCGGTCACGCCGACTACATCAAGAACATGATTACCGGCGCAGCTCAGATGGATGGAGCGATCCTGGTTGTTGCCGCCACCGACGGCCCGATGCCCCAGACCCGGGAGCATATTTTGTTGGCCCGTCAGGTCGGCGTGCCCTGCCTGGTGGTGTTCATGAACAAGGTCGACCTGGTGGACGATCCGGAGTTGTTGGAACTGGTGGAGCTGGAAGTCCGGGAGTTGCTGTCCAAGTACGGTTTTCCCGGTGACGATGTTCCGGTGATCCAGGGCAGCGCTCTGAAGGCCTTGGAAGCCGACGGCGTGGACAGTGCGGACGCCAAGTGCATTTTTGACCTGATGGACGCTCTGGACAGCTATGTGCCGGCTCCGGAACGGGACGTGGACAAGCCGTTTCTGATGCCCATCGAGGACGTCTTCAGCATTTCCGGTCGCGGTACCGTTGTTACCGGACGTGTGGAGCGCGGGATCATCAAGGTCGGTGAGGAAGTGGAGATCGTGGGGATCAACGAGACCCGCAAGACGGTCTGCACCGGCGTGGAAATGTTCCGCAAGCTGCTCGACCAGGGTCAGGCCGGGGACAACATCGGCGCCCTGCTGCGCGGCGTGAAGCGTGAAGATGTCGAACGGGGTCAGGTACTGGCCGCGCCCAAGTCCATTACTCCGCACCGCAGGTTCGTTGCCGAGGTGTACGTGTTGTCCAAGGAAGAAGGCGGACGGCACACGCCGTTTTTCAGCGGATACCGCCCGCAGTTTTATTTCCGGACCACGGACATCACTGGTGTCGTCACCCTGGCCGAGGGCGTGGAAATGGTCATGCCTGGCGATAATGCGACGTTCAATGTCGAGCTGATCGCTCCCATAGCCATGGAACTGGGCGTACGCTTCGCCATTCGTGAAGGCGGCCGGACAGTTGGTGCCGGCGTTATCTCCGAAATCATTGAGTAA
- the rplB gene encoding 50S ribosomal protein L2: MSIRKLKPTSPGTRFQSVSEFSEINRDKPEKSLTKGRSKKSGRNNFGRITSRRRGSGHKRRLRTIDFKRDKYDIQAKVAFIEYDPNRSARIALLHYADGDKRYILAPDGVKVGDTIMAGSKADIFPGNAMHLGRIPVGTIIHNVEMTPGKGGQLCRSAGTYAQLVAKEEKYALLRLPSGEVRKILVTCRATVGQVGNTDHEQVSIGKAGRNRWLGRRPKVRGVAMNPVDHPLGGGEGKSSGGRHPCTPWGKPTKGYKTRNRRKPSSKLIVKRRGQK; the protein is encoded by the coding sequence ATGTCCATTCGCAAGCTCAAGCCGACGTCTCCTGGGACACGCTTTCAGTCTGTCTCGGAATTTTCCGAAATCAATCGGGACAAACCGGAAAAGTCGTTGACCAAAGGTCGTTCGAAAAAAAGCGGACGCAACAATTTTGGGCGGATTACCTCGCGTCGACGCGGTTCCGGGCACAAACGTCGTTTGCGGACCATCGATTTCAAGCGTGACAAGTATGATATTCAGGCCAAGGTCGCATTTATTGAATATGATCCCAACCGAAGTGCTCGCATCGCACTTTTGCATTATGCTGATGGCGATAAACGCTATATTTTGGCTCCAGATGGAGTAAAGGTTGGCGATACGATCATGGCTGGAAGCAAAGCGGATATCTTTCCTGGCAATGCCATGCACCTCGGGCGCATTCCAGTTGGGACCATCATCCACAATGTGGAAATGACCCCTGGGAAAGGTGGTCAACTTTGCCGCAGCGCGGGAACCTATGCGCAGTTGGTGGCCAAGGAAGAAAAGTACGCTTTGTTGCGTTTGCCTTCCGGTGAAGTTCGAAAAATTTTGGTTACATGTCGGGCAACAGTTGGTCAGGTTGGGAATACCGACCATGAGCAGGTGTCTATTGGTAAGGCCGGACGCAATCGGTGGTTAGGACGACGACCGAAGGTTCGCGGAGTAGCCATGAACCCGGTTGACCATCCTCTTGGAGGGGGTGAAGGGAAAAGCTCCGGTGGGCGGCATCCATGTACCCCCTGGGGCAAACCGACCAAGGGTTACAAGACACGCAATCGTCGCAAGCCCTCTTCCAAGCTTATCGTCAAACGTCGCGGTCAGAAATAG
- a CDS encoding efflux RND transporter permease subunit, with translation MNPISFAIRNPVTILVGVIFVVIFGLISLFGMPYQLSPTVIEPEISVETVWSGATPFEIERDIIEEQENVLKGIPGLVEMESESFSSFGRINLRFTLGTDLDNALLRVSNKLNEVPSYPQGAERPVISATGASASPVIWTSLKTLPDNPRDIDTYRTFFENEVRQDLERIEGVADLFVFGGTEREMQVVVLPERLAAFGMTLGEVISVLQSENVNVAAGSIDLGRRDFRIRTVAEFQGPEEIEALPLRSTGQERVFLGDVGWAQFGYERATAAMLHKGRKGITIGVQAEPGTNVLDLTDRVEVVVQRLNADLLNPNGLDLEWLADERDYILGAIGLVQQNILIGGLLALTVLFIFLRRISTTGIAAGAIPISIIGTFIFMSAFGRNLNVVSLAGISFAVGMLVDSTIVVLENIDRHLKMRKPTCQAALDGTREVWGAILASTLTTVAVFLPVVFIQEEAGQLFKDIAIAVTCAISLSLLVSVMVIPSITCQIFRVVSSVKPRDLGPLPRLGGFLVNLIMFFVRQAVRNWFTRLLTVGSLTAAAVLIAWLFFPKMDYLPQGNRNLILNILIPPPGLSYPERTEIGHHIHERLQPHYDQDLDGFPGIRHLFYVGAESFMFFGAVSTHEQRAGELIPLFQQVIGSIPGMLGVSLQAGIFQTRLGRGRTIDIDIVGPDLEDLVAVGGTMFGMLRGMYPEAQVRPIPSLELTYPEVRFIPDRDRLRAAGLTSAELGLALDVLTHGRRIGDFKEEGQKTIDLVLLSSEEARADPESLYAALVATPQGIPLPVSSLSALERTTGITQIRHLERQRTVTLQLTPPEDVTLQEAMEAVQSRIVPALEAQGLLTNTRVQMSGVADKLSETREALQWNFVLAVVIIYLLMSALFGNFLYPLIILFTVPLATAGGFVGLKLVNVLVAPQPLDILTMLGFVILVGVVVNNAILLVNQSLINVRQLGMAHLEGVLEATRVRLRPIYMSTTTSIFGMLPLVLAPGPGSELYRGLGSVVLGGLALSTVFTIFVIPSLLAFFIRMETPGSEKETQDPLGEMDRCELPQPEKTPAT, from the coding sequence TCATTGAGGAGCAGGAAAACGTGCTCAAGGGGATTCCCGGTCTGGTGGAGATGGAGAGTGAAAGCTTCAGCTCCTTTGGCCGAATCAACCTGCGTTTCACCCTGGGGACGGATTTGGACAATGCCCTGCTTCGGGTCTCCAACAAACTCAACGAGGTTCCCTCCTATCCCCAGGGAGCGGAGCGGCCGGTGATCTCCGCAACCGGGGCGTCCGCCTCGCCGGTGATCTGGACCTCCCTGAAGACCTTGCCGGACAACCCCAGGGACATCGACACCTATCGGACGTTTTTCGAGAACGAGGTCCGCCAGGATCTGGAACGGATCGAGGGAGTGGCGGACCTGTTCGTGTTCGGCGGCACGGAGCGGGAAATGCAGGTGGTGGTGCTGCCGGAACGTTTGGCCGCCTTTGGAATGACCCTGGGCGAGGTGATCAGTGTCCTGCAGTCCGAGAACGTGAACGTGGCCGCCGGGAGCATTGATCTGGGCCGCCGGGACTTCCGGATCCGCACCGTGGCCGAGTTCCAGGGGCCGGAGGAAATCGAGGCCCTTCCGTTGCGCTCCACCGGTCAGGAGCGGGTCTTTTTGGGAGACGTGGGCTGGGCCCAGTTCGGGTATGAACGGGCCACCGCGGCCATGCTGCACAAGGGCCGCAAAGGGATCACCATCGGGGTCCAGGCCGAGCCGGGAACCAATGTCCTGGACCTGACGGACCGGGTGGAGGTGGTGGTGCAACGGCTGAACGCGGATCTGCTGAACCCCAACGGGCTGGACCTGGAATGGCTGGCGGATGAGCGGGATTACATCCTGGGAGCCATCGGATTGGTGCAGCAGAATATCCTCATCGGCGGTCTGCTGGCTCTGACCGTGCTCTTCATCTTCCTGCGCCGGATTTCCACCACGGGCATCGCCGCCGGAGCCATCCCCATCAGCATCATCGGCACCTTCATCTTCATGAGCGCCTTTGGTCGGAATCTGAACGTGGTCAGTCTGGCCGGGATTTCCTTTGCCGTGGGCATGCTGGTGGACAGCACCATAGTGGTTTTGGAAAACATCGATCGCCACCTGAAAATGCGCAAGCCCACCTGTCAGGCCGCCCTGGACGGGACCCGGGAGGTCTGGGGGGCGATTTTGGCCTCGACCCTGACCACGGTGGCTGTCTTTCTGCCCGTGGTCTTCATCCAGGAGGAAGCCGGACAGCTCTTCAAGGACATCGCCATTGCCGTGACCTGTGCCATCAGCCTGAGCCTGCTGGTTTCGGTAATGGTCATTCCCTCCATCACCTGTCAGATCTTCCGGGTGGTCAGCTCGGTCAAGCCCCGGGATCTAGGCCCCTTGCCGCGTCTGGGCGGCTTTCTGGTCAACCTGATCATGTTCTTCGTGCGTCAGGCCGTGCGCAACTGGTTCACCCGGCTGCTGACCGTGGGCAGCCTGACCGCTGCGGCCGTCCTGATCGCCTGGCTGTTCTTTCCCAAGATGGACTACCTGCCCCAGGGCAACCGCAACCTGATCCTGAACATCCTGATACCACCGCCCGGCCTGTCCTATCCGGAGCGCACCGAGATCGGACATCACATCCACGAGCGCTTGCAGCCCCACTACGACCAGGACCTGGACGGATTTCCCGGCATCCGCCATCTGTTCTATGTCGGCGCGGAATCGTTCATGTTTTTTGGGGCCGTGAGTACCCATGAACAACGGGCCGGGGAACTGATCCCGTTGTTTCAGCAGGTCATCGGATCCATTCCGGGAATGCTCGGGGTCAGCCTGCAGGCCGGGATTTTCCAGACACGGCTGGGCCGGGGGCGGACCATTGACATCGATATCGTCGGCCCGGATCTGGAAGACCTGGTGGCCGTGGGCGGAACCATGTTCGGCATGCTCCGGGGTATGTACCCCGAAGCCCAGGTCCGGCCGATTCCCTCCCTGGAATTGACCTACCCGGAAGTCCGGTTCATCCCGGACCGGGACCGGCTGCGAGCCGCCGGGTTGACCTCGGCGGAGCTGGGGCTGGCTTTGGACGTGCTGACCCATGGCCGACGGATCGGGGATTTCAAGGAGGAGGGTCAGAAGACCATTGATCTGGTGCTGCTTTCCTCCGAGGAGGCCAGGGCTGATCCCGAGTCGCTTTACGCCGCTCTGGTGGCCACGCCCCAGGGCATTCCCTTGCCCGTCTCCTCCCTTTCAGCCCTGGAACGGACGACCGGAATCACCCAGATCCGCCATCTGGAGCGTCAGCGGACCGTGACCCTGCAGCTGACCCCGCCCGAGGACGTGACCCTGCAGGAGGCCATGGAGGCCGTGCAGAGCCGGATTGTCCCAGCCCTGGAGGCGCAGGGACTGCTGACCAACACCCGGGTGCAGATGAGCGGCGTGGCGGACAAGCTCAGCGAAACCCGCGAGGCCCTGCAGTGGAACTTCGTTCTGGCCGTGGTGATCATCTATCTGCTGATGTCCGCCTTGTTCGGCAACTTTCTCTATCCGCTGATCATCCTGTTCACGGTGCCCCTGGCCACGGCAGGCGGGTTCGTCGGGCTGAAACTGGTCAATGTCCTGGTTGCGCCGCAGCCCCTGGACATCCTGACCATGCTGGGGTTTGTCATTCTGGTGGGGGTGGTGGTGAACAACGCCATTCTTCTGGTCAACCAGTCGCTGATCAATGTCCGGCAACTGGGCATGGCCCATTTGGAGGGCGTGCTGGAGGCCACCAGGGTCCGGCTGCGACCGATCTACATGAGCACCACGACCAGCATCTTCGGGATGTTGCCCCTGGTGCTCGCGCCGGGGCCGGGATCAGAACTGTATCGTGGCCTGGGTAGCGTGGTTCTGGGCGGCCTGGCCCTGTCCACGGTGTTCACCATTTTCGTGATCCCCTCGCTGCTGGCCTTTTTCATCCGCATGGAAACCCCTGGTTCGGAAAAAGAGACCCAGGACCCCCTGGGCGAGATGGACCGCTGCGAACTGCCGCAGCCGGAGAAGACCCCTGCAACGTAA
- the rplD gene encoding 50S ribosomal protein L4, with product MAVVDIMNQQRQVVGELTLDPDVFEVEARPEILHLVVRSHLAAKRSGTVGVRTRSTIRGGGKKPWRQKGTGRARAGSNRSPLWRSGAVTHGPTARDYSFKVNKKVQKLAMRMALSARLADQSLTVLEGIQLEEVKTKTFAQFVQLFEMPKVLIVLSEVDNKLALSSRNIPGVSVQTADGVNVYEVLRYPRLMVSAAAVESLQKRLK from the coding sequence ATGGCTGTGGTTGATATAATGAATCAGCAGCGACAGGTTGTGGGTGAGTTGACGCTTGATCCCGATGTATTCGAGGTGGAAGCGCGACCCGAAATATTGCATTTGGTTGTCCGGTCGCATTTGGCAGCGAAACGTTCAGGTACAGTGGGCGTCAGAACCAGGTCTACGATTCGCGGTGGTGGAAAGAAGCCTTGGCGGCAGAAAGGTACCGGACGTGCTCGTGCCGGATCGAACCGTTCTCCACTGTGGCGTTCCGGTGCGGTCACCCATGGCCCCACGGCCAGAGACTATTCGTTCAAAGTTAACAAAAAAGTGCAAAAGCTGGCCATGCGCATGGCTTTGTCAGCACGTTTGGCTGACCAGAGTTTGACAGTTCTTGAAGGTATCCAGCTAGAGGAAGTCAAGACAAAGACATTTGCCCAGTTCGTGCAATTGTTTGAAATGCCCAAGGTCTTGATTGTTCTTTCGGAAGTGGATAACAAGCTTGCGCTTTCGTCTCGCAACATTCCTGGCGTTTCCGTGCAGACAGCAGATGGGGTCAATGTCTACGAAGTGTTGCGATACCCGCGACTGATGGTTTCTGCCGCAGCCGTCGAGTCACTTCAGAAAAGGTTGAAATAG
- the rplW gene encoding 50S ribosomal protein L23 produces the protein MNYTQIILRPHVSEKATLIKSMANQIVFQVHPAANKIEIKKAVEEAFDVRVNKVNIARKKTLTQRKANRRLVRNTGFRKAYVTLAEGEKIDFFEGV, from the coding sequence ATGAACTACACGCAAATTATTTTGAGACCGCACGTCTCGGAAAAGGCGACATTGATCAAGAGCATGGCCAATCAGATCGTCTTTCAGGTTCATCCTGCCGCCAACAAGATTGAAATCAAAAAGGCTGTGGAAGAGGCTTTTGACGTGCGGGTCAACAAAGTCAACATCGCACGAAAAAAGACACTCACCCAACGCAAGGCCAATCGTCGACTCGTTCGCAACACCGGATTCCGGAAAGCCTATGTGACCCTTGCCGAAGGCGAGAAAATTGATTTTTTTGAAGGGGTCTAA
- a CDS encoding BrnT family toxin yields the protein MLLDPRFCRVDAQVLLPQERLHALAHAVLLHRHEAHRRCSVHVFTGEQALRYPFALTIEDPDSESEQFFVTLGMDSLGRVLVGIHTPRGDRIRLISARKASEDERNEYHAQ from the coding sequence ATGCTCCTCGATCCCCGGTTCTGCCGGGTAGATGCACAGGTACTGCTCCCGCAGGAACGGCTCCACGCACTTGCTCATGCCGTACTTCTGCACCGGCATGAAGCGCACCGTCGGTGTTCCGTCCATGTCTTCACCGGCGAACAGGCGCTTCGTTATCCATTTGCCTTGACCATTGAGGACCCTGATTCCGAAAGCGAGCAGTTTTTCGTCACTCTGGGCATGGACTCCCTCGGGCGGGTTCTGGTCGGAATCCATACTCCGCGCGGAGACAGAATCCGCCTCATTTCCGCGCGCAAAGCCAGCGAAGATGAAAGGAATGAATACCATGCGCAGTGA
- a CDS encoding DUF433 domain-containing protein, with translation MMQTENFLSRITVNPEVMAGKPTIRGLRITVEQILSALSGGITEEELLVEYP, from the coding sequence ATGATGCAAACGGAGAATTTTTTATCAAGAATAACCGTCAATCCAGAAGTCATGGCCGGCAAGCCGACCATTCGTGGATTAAGGATCACCGTGGAACAGATCCTCAGTGCTCTTTCCGGGGGGATTACCGAGGAGGAACTGCTGGTTGAGTATCCATAA
- a CDS encoding secondary thiamine-phosphate synthase enzyme YjbQ, whose protein sequence is MQSYRKELWFEVPGRRAFINITPQVEECLRESGIQEGLLLCNAMHITASVFINDDESGLHQDYDDWLERLAPHAPISQYRHNRTGEDNGDAHLKRQVMGREVVVAVTKGRLDFGTWERIFYGEFDGNRRKRVLVKIIGE, encoded by the coding sequence GTGCAAAGCTATCGCAAGGAACTCTGGTTCGAGGTGCCCGGACGGCGGGCCTTTATCAACATCACGCCCCAGGTGGAGGAATGCCTGCGGGAAAGCGGCATTCAGGAGGGGCTGCTGTTGTGCAACGCCATGCACATCACGGCCAGCGTGTTCATCAACGACGACGAGTCCGGCCTGCATCAGGACTATGACGACTGGCTGGAACGCCTGGCCCCGCATGCCCCCATCAGCCAGTACCGGCACAACCGGACCGGCGAGGACAACGGCGACGCCCACCTCAAGCGCCAGGTCATGGGCCGGGAGGTGGTGGTGGCCGTCACCAAGGGTCGCCTGGATTTCGGCACCTGGGAACGGATCTTCTACGGCGAGTTCGACGGCAACCGCCGCAAGCGGGTGCTGGTGAAGATCATTGGGGAGTGA
- the rplC gene encoding 50S ribosomal protein L3, whose amino-acid sequence MSNTLGILGRKLGMSRIFGSDGMVIPVTVIQAGPCPIVQVKERSKDGYSALQVGFEEARASKMTKPAKGHLDKAGSGYLRHLREFRLDSVDGYEVGQSLNLEMFTPGEKVSITGKSKGKGFAGVMKRWGFRGGAASHGAEKIHRNAGAIGCNTKPGRVIKGKKMAGHLGARQTSYKNIEIVAVRAGDNVLLVKGQIPGPKNGLVIVRKQQA is encoded by the coding sequence ATGTCGAATACACTGGGAATACTTGGCCGTAAGCTGGGAATGAGTAGAATCTTCGGTAGTGACGGAATGGTTATTCCTGTTACGGTGATTCAGGCTGGTCCGTGTCCGATCGTTCAGGTTAAGGAGCGTTCCAAGGACGGGTATTCCGCACTTCAGGTTGGTTTCGAGGAAGCTCGGGCGAGTAAGATGACCAAACCGGCCAAAGGTCATTTGGATAAGGCTGGTAGCGGCTATTTGCGCCACCTCAGGGAGTTTCGCCTTGATTCGGTCGATGGGTACGAAGTTGGTCAGTCCCTCAATTTGGAAATGTTCACCCCTGGTGAGAAAGTCAGCATCACCGGAAAGTCCAAAGGAAAGGGGTTTGCCGGTGTCATGAAGCGTTGGGGATTTCGCGGTGGTGCTGCATCCCATGGAGCTGAGAAGATTCACCGCAATGCCGGGGCCATTGGCTGTAACACCAAGCCTGGTAGAGTTATCAAGGGAAAAAAAATGGCCGGCCATCTTGGGGCTCGGCAGACATCTTACAAGAATATCGAGATCGTCGCGGTACGTGCCGGCGATAACGTTCTGCTGGTCAAAGGGCAGATACCCGGACCCAAGAACGGTCTCGTCATCGTAAGAAAGCAACAAGCGTAA
- a CDS encoding RluA family pseudouridine synthase, translating to MRAEFMQDRRRSITISNCESKSLDLTIPGDFSGLRLDQALVQLLPNMRRRSVRRLLGDCEVLVDGTARAAGFRVSGGEQVRISSPVEVDGKDAPDEDRSSVIEVAGRNADFVALVKPAGMHCEALPGRSFVIPGLNLSGTGGVSPGQTVQGALANLYPEAVPVLLNRLDQPVSGLVLAALHEKAARDYAVLQDQGRVRKSYLAVVRGDLQGKRLVRATLDTAKRRKVRAVDVVESDALRWTRVYPVARDVERDATLIRVEIRKGRRHQIRAHLASIGHPVLYDPLYGADPDQGWIALHHERIELPGFEVCVKPDWRELAMYADMNVTCAG from the coding sequence ATGAGGGCTGAATTTATGCAGGATCGGAGGCGCTCTATAACTATTTCCAATTGCGAGTCGAAATCCCTTGATCTGACCATCCCGGGTGATTTCAGTGGCCTGCGCCTGGACCAGGCACTGGTTCAGTTGTTGCCGAATATGAGGCGCCGAAGTGTGCGCCGGTTGTTGGGAGACTGCGAGGTTCTTGTTGATGGAACGGCACGGGCCGCAGGATTTCGGGTTTCGGGGGGCGAGCAGGTGCGCATCTCAAGTCCGGTGGAGGTCGATGGCAAAGACGCCCCAGATGAAGATCGATCTTCGGTGATCGAGGTGGCTGGCCGGAATGCTGATTTTGTGGCCCTGGTCAAACCAGCCGGGATGCATTGCGAGGCGCTGCCCGGTCGTTCGTTTGTGATACCGGGGCTGAATCTGTCCGGCACGGGTGGGGTGAGTCCCGGACAAACCGTCCAAGGGGCCTTGGCCAACCTGTACCCCGAAGCAGTCCCGGTATTATTGAACCGTCTGGATCAGCCGGTTTCCGGCCTGGTCCTCGCGGCCCTGCATGAAAAAGCGGCCCGGGACTATGCCGTATTGCAGGATCAGGGGCGGGTGCGCAAATCATACTTGGCCGTGGTCCGCGGAGATCTTCAGGGCAAGCGTCTTGTCCGGGCAACCCTGGATACGGCCAAACGCCGCAAGGTGCGCGCTGTGGATGTCGTGGAGTCGGATGCATTGCGCTGGACTCGGGTTTACCCAGTAGCCCGAGATGTTGAGAGAGACGCCACATTGATCCGGGTGGAGATTCGCAAGGGGCGTCGCCATCAAATCCGGGCGCACCTGGCGTCCATCGGCCATCCGGTGCTGTATGATCCACTGTATGGAGCTGACCCGGATCAGGGCTGGATTGCCCTGCATCACGAACGGATCGAACTTCCCGGTTTCGAGGTTTGCGTCAAACCAGATTGGAGAGAACTTGCCATGTATGCCGACATGAATGTGACCTGTGCAGGGTGA
- a CDS encoding DUF5615 family PIN-like protein, with amino-acid sequence MRIIANENISAGAIHKLRSAGHDVISVKETMRGATDTEILQRAQSGQCLVITNDKDFGELAFRFRMPSPCGIVLFRLSGSDPQSDNQRILEVLNSRDDWKGHFSVVDDWKIRIRPLPT; translated from the coding sequence ATGCGCATTATCGCTAATGAAAACATCTCGGCGGGTGCCATTCATAAACTCCGGTCAGCGGGGCATGACGTGATCTCGGTTAAAGAGACCATGCGCGGTGCGACGGACACGGAAATTCTCCAGCGTGCCCAGTCAGGACAATGTCTTGTCATCACAAATGACAAAGACTTCGGCGAGCTGGCCTTCCGCTTCAGAATGCCTTCACCGTGTGGAATCGTGTTGTTCCGCTTGTCTGGAAGCGACCCACAATCGGACAATCAACGAATCCTTGAAGTTCTCAACAGCCGTGACGATTGGAAAGGTCATTTTTCCGTCGTGGATGACTGGAAAATTCGCATCCGCCCGTTGCCGACGTAA
- the rpsJ gene encoding 30S ribosomal protein S10 — MTMNSDRIRIKLKAFDYRILDKAVAEIVDTARNTGAGLAGPIPIPTNIHKYTVNRSVHVDKKSREQFEVRVHKRLLDILEPTQQTVDALGKLNLPAGVDVEIKL, encoded by the coding sequence ATGACCATGAACAGTGATCGTATCAGGATTAAACTGAAGGCCTTTGACTACAGAATACTGGATAAGGCCGTTGCCGAGATCGTGGACACGGCTCGGAACACCGGCGCCGGCTTGGCTGGGCCGATACCAATTCCGACAAATATCCACAAATACACCGTGAACAGGTCCGTGCATGTGGACAAGAAATCACGTGAGCAATTCGAAGTGCGCGTACATAAACGACTTTTGGATATTCTGGAGCCGACGCAACAAACCGTCGATGCATTGGGGAAACTGAATCTCCCCGCTGGTGTCGATGTCGAAATCAAGCTTTAA
- a CDS encoding BrnA antitoxin family protein encodes MLRAETESASFPRAKPAKMKGMNTMRSEYDFGKAKRGPVIQSPGKTRITIMLDDDVIEHFRQQAEIQGIGYQTMINAALRRAVAVKRQEQDDPPLTIATLRQVIREELHAS; translated from the coding sequence ATACTCCGCGCGGAGACAGAATCCGCCTCATTTCCGCGCGCAAAGCCAGCGAAGATGAAAGGAATGAATACCATGCGCAGTGAATACGACTTCGGCAAGGCCAAGCGCGGTCCGGTCATCCAGTCGCCTGGAAAAACTCGGATCACCATCATGCTTGACGACGACGTCATCGAGCATTTTCGCCAGCAGGCCGAAATCCAGGGGATCGGTTATCAGACCATGATCAATGCGGCCCTGCGCCGGGCTGTTGCCGTGAAACGCCAGGAGCAGGACGATCCTCCGTTGACCATAGCCACTCTCCGGCAGGTGATCAGGGAAGAGTTGCATGCTTCCTGA
- a CDS encoding DUF433 domain-containing protein, producing MRGHDRIIIDPDILVGKPVIKGTRISVEFVIDLLGRGWSTEQILEEYDHLSREDIIACLAYAGQMLQSERVYLTPGGEAHHAHYR from the coding sequence ATGCGTGGACACGACAGAATTATCATCGATCCTGATATCCTGGTCGGCAAGCCCGTCATCAAGGGGACGCGGATCTCCGTTGAGTTTGTAATCGATCTGCTTGGACGCGGCTGGAGTACTGAACAAATTTTAGAGGAGTACGACCATTTGTCACGCGAGGATATTATTGCGTGCCTGGCCTATGCCGGGCAGATGCTGCAATCCGAAAGAGTTTATTTGACGCCTGGAGGTGAAGCGCATCATGCGCATTATCGCTAA
- a CDS encoding DUF2442 domain-containing protein codes for MNITQADLIGDYTLHLQFDDQTEQVVDFKPFLYESPHPQIRAYLDPRIFAAFRIEYGELVWGDYDLCFPVYDLYRNRISSAGGYQRAA; via the coding sequence ATGAACATCACTCAAGCCGATCTTATTGGAGACTACACTTTGCATTTGCAGTTCGACGATCAGACAGAACAGGTTGTCGACTTCAAGCCGTTTCTTTACGAGTCGCCGCATCCTCAGATCAGGGCCTATCTTGATCCAAGGATATTTGCCGCATTCCGCATCGAATACGGTGAACTCGTCTGGGGCGACTATGACCTGTGTTTCCCAGTGTATGACCTGTACCGTAATCGGATCAGCTCAGCCGGCGGGTATCAACGAGCCGCTTGA